One segment of Camelus bactrianus isolate YW-2024 breed Bactrian camel chromosome 27, ASM4877302v1, whole genome shotgun sequence DNA contains the following:
- the ANPEP gene encoding aminopeptidase N — protein MGKGFYISKALGILGILLGVVAVATIIALSVVYAQEKNKNAECATVAPSTTPSTTPSTSSATTLDQSKPWNQYRLPTTLLPDSYNVKLRPYLTPNDKGLYIFKGTSTVRFICKEPTNVIIIHSKKLNYTTTQEHMVVLRGVGGTQAPSIDRTELVELTQYLVVHLKGSLEAGRMYEMDTEFEGELADDLAGFYRSEYMEGNVKKVLATTQMQAPDARKSFPCFDEPAMKATFNITLIHPKDLTALSNMLPKGPSVPLEGDPNWNVTEFETTPKMSTYLLAFIVSEFTCVEGKSANDVLIRIWARPNATAEGHGIYALNKTGPILDFFAHHYATSYPLPKSDQIALPDFNAGAMENWGLVTYRENALLFDPLSSSISNKERVVTVIAHELAHQWFGNLVTLAWWNDLWLNEGFASYVEYLGADYAEPNWNLKDLIVTNDVYPVMAVDALASSHPLTTPAKEVNTPAQISEMFDTISYSKGASVIRMLSDFLTEELFKKGLASYLNAFAYQNTTYLDLWEHLQKAVNNQTSIQLPDTVRAIMDRWTLQMGFPVITVDTKTGDISQKHFLLDPDSNVTRPSEFNYLWIVPISSIRNGTPQAHYWLQGQEKAQDNLFKTGTNEWVLLNVNVTGYYQVNYDDNNWRMIQSQLQIDPSAIPVINRAQVIYDGFNLANAHIVSVTLALNNTLFLNKETEYMPWQAALNSLSYFKLMFDRSEVYGPMKKYLRKQVEPLFQHFESITKNWTERPQNLMDQYNEINAISTACSNGLSKCEELAKTLFSSWMKDPENNPIHPNLRSTIYCNAIAQGGQEEWDFAWEQFQKAQLVNEADKLRSGLACSNEVWLLNRYLSYTLNPDLIRKQDATSTINSIASNVIGQPLAWDFVQSNWKKLFQDYGGGSFSFSNLIQAVTRRFSTEQELQELEQFKQNNMDVGFGSGTRALEQALEKTKANIKWVKENKEVVLQWFTENS, from the exons atgGGAAAGGGATTCTACATTTCCAAGGCCCTGGGCATCCTGGGCATCCTCCTGGGCGTGGTGGCTGTGGCCACCATCATTGCTCTGTCTGTGGTATACGCCCAGGAGAAGAACAAGAATGCCGAGTGTGCCACTGTGGCCCCTTCCACGACCCCCTCCACGACCCCCTCCACCAGTTCAGCCACCACCTTGGACCAGAGCAAGCCGTGGAACCAATACCGTCTACCCACGACCCTGTTGCCCGACTCCTACAATGTGAAGCTGAGGCCCTATCTCACCCCCAACGATAAGGGCCTGTATATCTTCAAGGGCACGAGCACCGTCCGCTTCATCTGCAAGGAGCCCACCAATGTCATCATCATCCATAGCAAGAAGCTCAACTACACCACCACCCAGGAGCACATGGTTGTCCTGCGGGGCGTGGGGGGCACCCAGGCTCCCAGCATCGACAGGACTGAGCTGGTAGAGCTCACCCAGTACCTGGTGGTGCACCTCAAGGGCTCGCTGGAGGCAGGCAGAATGTATGAGATGGACACTGAGTTTGAAGGGGAGCTGGCCGACGACCTGGCAGGCTTCTACCGCAGCGAGTACATGGAAGGCAACGTTAAAAA GGTGCTGGCCACGACACAGATGCAGGCTCCAGATGCCCGGAAATCCTTCCCATGCTTTGATGAACCAGCCATGAAGGCCACGttcaacatcaccctcatccacCCCAAGGACCTCACGGCCCTGTCCAACATGCTGCCCAAAG GTCCCAGTGTCCCACTTGAGGGAGACCCCAACTGGAACGTCACTGAGTTCGAAACCACACCTAAAATGTCCACGTACCTACTGGCCTTCATCGTGAGCGAGTTCACGTGTGTGGAGGGAAAGTCAGCCAATGATGTCCTG ATCAGGATCTGGGCTCGGCCTAATGCAACTGCGGAGGGCCATGGCATTTATGCCCTGAACAAGACAGGTCCCATCTTAGACTTCTTTGCCCATCACTATGCTACATCATACCCACTCCCCAAATCTG ATCAGATTGCCTTGCCTGACTTCAATGCTGGTGCCATGGAGAACTGGGGGCTGGTGACCTACCGGGAGAATGCGCTACTGTTCGACCCACTGTCCTCCTCCATCAGCAACAAGGAGCGGGTGGTCACTGTGATTGCTCATGAGCTGGCCCACCAG tgGTTTGGGAACCTGGTGACTCTGGCCTGGTGGAATGACCTGTGGCTGAACGAGGGCTTTGCCTCCTACGTGGAGTACCTGGGTGCTGACTATGCAGAGCCCAACTGGAATCTG AAAGACCTCATAGTGACGAATGACGTGTACCCTGTGATGGCTGTGGACGCACTGGCCTCCTCCCACCCGCTGACAACCCCTGCCAAGGAGGTCAACACACCTGCCCAGATTAGCGAGATGTTCGACACCATCTCCTACAGCAAG ggagcctcgGTCATCAGGATGCTCTCTGACTTCCTGACTGAGGAACTGTTCAAGAAGGGCCTGGCA TCCTACTTGAATGCCTTTGCCTATCAGAACACCACCTACCTAGACCTGTGGGAGCACTTGCAGAAG GCTGTAAACAATCAGACGTCCATCCAACTGCCAGACACTGTGAGAGCTATCATGGACCGCTGGACCCTGCAGATGGGCTTCCCTGTCATCACTGTGGACACCAAGACAGGGGACATCTCACAGAAACACTTCCTCCTTGACCCCGACTCCAACGTCACCCGCCCCTCAGAGTTCAA CTATCTGTGGATTGTTCCCATCTCGTCTATCAGAAATGGCACACCGCAGGCCCACTACTGGCTGCAGGGCCAGGAAAAAG CCCAGGATAATCTGTTCAAAACTGGAACGAATGAATGGGTCCTGCTGAATGTCAACGTGACAGGCTATTACCAGGTGAACTACGATGACAACAACTGGAGGATGATTCAGTCTCAGCTGCAGATAGACCCTTCG GCCATCCCTGTCATCAATCGGGCTCAGGTCATCTACGATGGTTTCAACCTGGCCAA TGCTCATATTGTCTCTGTCACCCTGGCACTGAACAACACCCTCTTCCTGAACAAAGAGACAGAGTACATGCCCTGGCAGGCCGCCCTGAACAGCCTGAGCTACTTCAAGCTCATGTTCGACCGCTCCGAGGTCTACGGCCCCATGAAG aaatatcTCAGGAAGCAGGTCGAACCCCTCTTCCAACATTTTGAAAGTATCACCAAAAACTGGACAGAGCGCCCACAAAACCTGATGGACCA GTACAATGAGATTAATGCCATCAGCACTGCCTGCTCCAATGGGCTGTCCAAGTGTGAGGAGCTGGCCAAGACCCTTTTCAGCAGCTGGATGAAAGACCCTGAAAATAACCC GATCCACCCCAACCTGCGGTCCACCATCTACTGCAACGCCATCGCCCAGGGTGGCCAGGAGGAGTGGGACTTCGCCTGGGAGCAGTTCCAAAAAGCCCAACTGGTTAATGAGGCTGACAAACTCCGCTCAGGGCTGGCCTGCAGCAATGAGGTCTGGCTCCTAAACAG GTACCTGAGTTACACCCTGAACCCTGACCTCATCCGGAAGCAGGATGCCACCTCCACTATTAACAGCATTGCCAGCAATGTCATCGGGCAACCTCTGGCCTGGGACTTTGTCCAGAGCAACTGGAAGAAGCTCTTTCAGGA TTATGGTGGTggttccttctccttctccaacCTCATCCAGGCTGTGACCCGAAGATTCTCCACAGAGCAAGAGCTGCAGGAG